A single Cyclopterus lumpus isolate fCycLum1 chromosome 3, fCycLum1.pri, whole genome shotgun sequence DNA region contains:
- the swap70a gene encoding switch-associated protein 70, whose translation MWLRDELLKSIWHAFTALDVDQRGKVSKSQLKVLSHSLCTVMNIPHDPVALEEHFKDDNKGPVSNQGYMPYLNRFILDKVQEEFDVLEFNKMCWTLCYKKNICAQHLLISDDDAFKVWCIFNFLSEDIYPLVIVTEEIEYFLRKLMEAMGSGWSEEKFADYKLQLNTKKNCLTAWELIELVGRRYFSKGMNQQTLSMGITEVFQELILDVLKQGYMMKKGHKRKNWTERWFVLRPNALSYYVCEDLLEKKGDIIVDRTCCVESLPDKEGKKCLFIIKCTDKSFEISASDKKKKQEWLQAIQTCIQLLRLGLSSPHREARLRRRELRQKQQAEEDDLAERMKQLQVANENKQRQLEGMKKKIEEAAAKAGMEEHRRKQIQLDLQDRYRLDLEREKLVRQQMEEQVAQKSCELEQYLQRVRELEEMHHRLEEALEDERQAKQDEEAMRKLQARLLEEEAAKRAELEQIHLQQQRALSQTEAEKQELVAKQLAKERDLQAAMLQLESLERERHGALEQYEKMSRKLERAANKTKTWKDKVAKHEGLVRLIQPGDKGPQRITNWGPASFTDAELELRKKSWQESKNQGAQAQ comes from the exons ATGTGGCTTCGAGACGAGCTTTTGAAATCCATCTGGCACGCGTTCACAGCGCTGGACGTGGATCAACGTGGGAAAGTGTCCAAATCTCAGTTAAAG GTGCTGTCCCACAGCCTGTGCACAGTGATGAATATCCCTCATGACCCTGTGGCCCTTGAAGAGCATTTCAAAGATGACAATAAAGGGCCCGTGTCCAACCAGGGCTACATGCCTTACCTCAACAGGTTTATTCTAGACAAG GTACAGGAGGAATTTGATGTGTTGGAGTTCAACAAGATGTGCTGGACACTGTGTTACAAGAAAAATATCTGCGCTCAACATCTCCTCATCTCAGATGACGATGCTTTCAAAGTCTGGTGCATTTTCAACTTTCTGTCAGAAGACATATACCCGCTAGTCATCGTTACTGAAGAG ATTGAGTACTTCCTGAGAAAGCTGATGGAGGCGATGGGGAGCGGATGGAGTGAGGAGAAGTTTGCTGATTACAAGCTGCAGctgaacacaaagaaaaactgcCTGACTGCCTGGGAGCTCATTGAACTGGTGGGCAGACGCTACTTCAGCAAGGGCATGAACCAGCAGACCCTGTCTATGGGCATCACTGAGGTCTTCCAGGAACTCATTCTGGATGTGCTCAAGCAG GGATACATGATGAAAAAGGGCCACAAAAGGAAGAACTGGACAGAGCGCTGGTTTGTCCTTCGACCCAACGCACTGTCGTACTATGTCTGTGAGGACCTCTtggaaaagaaaggagacatCATTGTGGACCGAACCTGCTGTGTGGAG tcTCTGCCGGATAAAGAAGGGAAGAAATGCCTGTTTATTATCAAGTGCACTGATAAAAGCTTTGAGATTAGTGCATCagataagaagaagaagcaagaaTGGCTTCAAG CTATTCAAACATGCATCCAGCTGCTGAGGTTGGGGCTGTCATCTCCTCACCGCGAAGCCAGGCTGAGGCGCAGGGAGCTGCGGCAGAAGCAACAGGCGGAGGAAGACGACCTGGCAGAGAGGATGAAGCAGCTCCAGGTGGCCAATGAGAACAAGCAGAGACAGCTGGAGGGTATGAAGAAG AAAATAGAAGAGGCTGCAGCTAAAGCAGGAATGGAGGAGCACAGGAGGAAGCAGATTCAGTTAGACCTGCAGGATCGCTACAGACTGgacctggagagagaaaaactg GTGCGTCagcagatggaggagcaggtggCTCAGAAATCCTGTGAGCTGGAGCAGTACCTGCAGCGCGTccgggagctggaggagatgcACCACCGGCTGGAGGAGGCCTTAGAGGACGAGAGGCAGGCCAAGCAGGACGAGGAGGCCATGCGCAAGCTGCAGGCCAG gctgctggaggaggaggcagccaaGAGGGCAGAACTGGAGCAGATccacctgcagcagcagagggcGCTGTCTCAGACTGAGGCTGAGAAGCAGGAGCTGGTGGCCAAGCAGCTGGCTAAGGAGAGAGACCTGCAGGCAGCCATGCTGCAGCTGGAGAGTCTGGAGAGGGAACGGCACGGAGCACTGGAGCAGTACGAG AAGATGTCAAGGAAGCTTGAACGAGCAGCTAACAAGACCAAGACTTGGAAGGACAAGGTGGCCAAACACGAGGGGCTGGTGCGTCTCATCCAgccag GTGATAAAGGACCTCAGAGAATCACTAACTGGGGTCCGGCTTCATTCACCGACGCTGAGCTGGAGCTGAGGAAGAAGTCGTGGCAGGAGAGTAAGAACCAGGGGGCTCAGGCTCAGTGA